One region of Pyramidobacter sp. YE332 genomic DNA includes:
- the hisIE gene encoding bifunctional phosphoribosyl-AMP cyclohydrolase/phosphoribosyl-ATP diphosphatase HisIE — MISIDELKFDEKGLIPAIVVDAATKRVLTLAYMNRESLTISMARGLTCFWSRSRRRLWLKGESSGNYQHIVSITADCDKDALLVMVDPDGPACHLGTTSCFANPLWRSESRGEFSLEELMRLIAARKTEKKENSYTTYLFEKGLDKILKKVGEESTEVIIAAKAEDTKDTVYEIADLAYHVLVLMIQAGISLDDVMHELASRHVIDRKVKQEKMTS; from the coding sequence ATGATTTCCATCGACGAACTGAAATTCGACGAAAAGGGATTGATCCCCGCCATCGTGGTCGATGCGGCCACAAAGCGCGTGCTCACGCTGGCCTACATGAACCGCGAGAGCCTGACGATCAGCATGGCCAGGGGGCTGACCTGTTTCTGGAGCCGTTCGCGCCGGCGTCTGTGGCTCAAGGGCGAAAGCAGCGGCAACTACCAGCACATCGTCTCCATCACGGCCGACTGCGACAAGGACGCGCTGCTCGTCATGGTCGATCCCGACGGGCCGGCGTGCCATCTCGGCACGACGTCGTGTTTCGCCAATCCCCTCTGGCGGAGCGAGAGCCGCGGCGAATTCTCGCTGGAAGAGCTGATGCGGCTCATTGCCGCCCGCAAAACCGAGAAGAAGGAAAATTCCTACACCACGTATCTGTTCGAGAAAGGGCTCGACAAGATCCTCAAGAAAGTCGGCGAGGAATCCACCGAGGTGATCATCGCCGCCAAAGCGGAGGACACGAAAGATACCGTCTACGAGATCGCCGACCTCGCCTACCACGTGCTGGTGCTGATGATCCAGGCCGGGATCTCGCTCGACGACGTCATGCATGAGCTCGCCTCGCGGCATGTCATCGACCGCAAGGTAAAGCAGGAGAAAATGACCTCATGA
- the hisF gene encoding imidazole glycerol phosphate synthase subunit HisF: MITKRIIPCLDVKDGRVVKGVNFAGLHDVSSPPDLAQFYSSCGADELVFYDITASSEGRRLFTEILRETARRVFIPLTVGGGISDVADFERVLSCGADKVSVNSGAIARPQLIREAAALYGDQCVVLSVDVKRVDGAFHVFARGGRDDTGMDAIAWIKRCVGDGAGEVVVNSIDTDGVKKGFDLEMLAAVCEAVSVPVIASGGAGSIGDFITLFKTLPQVDAGLAASIFHFGEVKIADLKAEMARNRIPVRL; the protein is encoded by the coding sequence ATGATTACCAAACGGATCATCCCTTGTCTCGACGTCAAGGACGGGCGCGTCGTCAAGGGCGTCAACTTTGCGGGCCTTCACGACGTGTCGTCGCCGCCCGATCTGGCGCAATTCTACAGTTCCTGCGGTGCCGACGAGCTGGTGTTTTACGACATCACCGCGTCGTCGGAGGGGCGCAGGCTTTTCACGGAAATCCTGCGCGAGACGGCGCGCCGCGTTTTCATCCCGCTCACCGTCGGCGGCGGCATCAGTGACGTGGCTGACTTCGAACGCGTGCTCTCCTGCGGCGCCGACAAAGTCAGCGTCAACAGCGGCGCCATCGCGCGCCCGCAACTGATCCGCGAAGCGGCGGCACTGTACGGCGACCAGTGCGTCGTGCTCTCCGTCGACGTCAAACGCGTGGACGGCGCTTTTCACGTGTTCGCCCGCGGCGGGCGCGACGATACCGGCATGGACGCCATCGCATGGATCAAGCGCTGCGTCGGCGACGGCGCCGGCGAAGTGGTGGTCAACTCCATCGACACCGACGGCGTGAAAAAGGGATTCGATCTGGAAATGCTCGCCGCCGTCTGCGAAGCCGTATCGGTGCCCGTGATCGCTTCCGGCGGCGCCGGCAGCATCGGCGACTTCATCACGCTGTTCAAAACGTTGCCCCAGGTCGACGCCGGGCTGGCGGCGTCCATCTTCCATTTCGGCGAGGTGAAGATCGCCGACCTCAAGGCGGAAATGGCCCGAAACCGCATTCCCGTCAGGCTTTGA
- the hisA gene encoding 1-(5-phosphoribosyl)-5-[(5-phosphoribosylamino)methylideneamino]imidazole-4-carboxamide isomerase, protein MLIYPAIDLYAGKAVRLQRGDYARMTVYSDRPEAVATDFAAQGARQIHLVDLEGARSGGTPNLETIVAVKNASGLFCQVGGGIRSMDAIAAYLDAGVDRVILGTAAATQAHFAPRAVARYSERIAVGVDIKDGFAAVKGWTEKSPLKAFEFCRRMQSDGVSTLICTDISRDGMMQGTNVALYKTLSTELKMRIIASGGVSSLDDVKRLAALGLYGAIIGKACYTRAISIAAAIEVAQ, encoded by the coding sequence ATGCTGATCTATCCGGCCATCGACCTTTACGCCGGCAAAGCGGTGCGGCTGCAGCGCGGCGATTACGCGCGAATGACCGTCTACAGCGACCGCCCCGAAGCCGTCGCTACCGACTTCGCCGCCCAGGGGGCGAGACAGATCCATCTGGTCGACCTCGAAGGCGCCCGAAGCGGCGGCACGCCCAACCTCGAGACGATCGTCGCCGTCAAAAACGCTTCCGGCCTCTTCTGTCAGGTGGGCGGCGGCATCCGCAGCATGGACGCGATCGCCGCGTATCTGGACGCCGGCGTCGACCGCGTCATCCTCGGCACGGCCGCGGCGACGCAGGCGCATTTCGCGCCCCGGGCCGTCGCACGATACAGCGAGCGCATCGCCGTGGGCGTGGACATCAAAGACGGCTTCGCAGCCGTCAAAGGCTGGACGGAAAAATCGCCGCTGAAAGCCTTCGAGTTCTGTCGGCGCATGCAGTCCGACGGCGTTTCCACGCTGATCTGCACCGACATCTCCCGGGACGGCATGATGCAGGGGACGAACGTGGCGCTGTACAAAACTCTTTCGACCGAACTGAAAATGCGGATCATCGCCTCCGGCGGCGTCTCGTCGCTGGACGACGTCAAGCGGCTGGCCGCGCTGGGGCTGTACGGCGCGATCATCGGCAAGGCCTGTTACACGAGAGCGATTTCCATCGCGGCAGCGATCGAGGTGGCCCAATGA
- the hisH gene encoding imidazole glycerol phosphate synthase subunit HisH — protein MIAIVDYGVGNLFSLRSSFAALGAAVTVTSDAAELRRAEKIILPGVGAFGDAAEKLRASGLDRPLRDEAAAGKPLLGICLGMQLLFDTGFEYGKHAGLGLIPGEVRAIAEAVPPGLKIPHIGWNALRFRKPTPLFKYVTEGDCVYFVHSFAARGCDDYVTAETEYGAWLTAAVARDNVFGCQFHPEKSGSVGLGILRAFCELGGPSC, from the coding sequence GTGATCGCCATCGTCGATTACGGCGTGGGCAACCTCTTTTCGCTGCGCAGTTCCTTCGCGGCTCTCGGCGCAGCGGTGACCGTCACCTCCGACGCGGCTGAACTGCGCCGCGCGGAGAAGATCATCCTGCCCGGCGTCGGCGCTTTCGGCGACGCGGCCGAAAAACTGCGCGCCTCGGGGCTCGACCGCCCTCTGCGGGACGAGGCCGCGGCCGGCAAGCCGCTTTTGGGCATCTGTCTGGGCATGCAGCTGTTGTTCGACACAGGTTTCGAGTACGGCAAACACGCCGGGCTCGGCCTGATCCCCGGCGAAGTACGCGCCATCGCCGAAGCGGTCCCGCCGGGACTGAAGATCCCCCACATCGGCTGGAACGCGCTGAGGTTCAGAAAACCGACGCCGCTGTTCAAGTACGTCACGGAAGGCGACTGCGTCTACTTCGTACACTCGTTCGCCGCGCGGGGCTGCGACGATTACGTCACGGCCGAGACCGAATACGGCGCCTGGCTGACAGCGGCGGTCGCGCGGGACAACGTGTTCGGCTGCCAGTTCCACCCCGAAAAGAGCGGCTCCGTCGGCCTCGGCATCCTGCGCGCTTTCTGCGAGCTGGGAGGCCCCTCATGCTGA
- the hisB gene encoding imidazoleglycerol-phosphate dehydratase HisB: MRQAEIIRQTAETDIVLRLELDGTGQSEIDSGVGFLDHMLTLLARHGRFDLKLTCRGDTSVDDHHSVEDIGICLGRAFAQALGEKRGISRYGFCILPMDEALILAAVDFSGRACLGYDLPIRAQKVGTFDTELVQEFWQAFARCAGCSLHLRRLAGGNSHHIIEGAFKAAARSLRQAVAIEADCADEIPSTKGVL; this comes from the coding sequence ATGCGTCAGGCCGAAATCATCCGCCAGACAGCCGAGACCGACATCGTCCTGAGGCTGGAACTCGACGGCACGGGGCAAAGCGAGATCGACAGCGGCGTGGGCTTTCTGGACCACATGCTGACGCTGCTGGCGCGGCACGGCCGTTTCGATCTGAAGCTGACCTGCCGCGGCGACACGAGCGTAGACGACCATCACAGCGTCGAGGACATCGGCATCTGTCTCGGTCGGGCCTTCGCGCAGGCGCTTGGCGAAAAGCGCGGCATCTCGCGCTACGGGTTCTGTATCCTGCCCATGGACGAAGCTCTGATCCTCGCCGCCGTGGATTTTTCCGGGCGTGCGTGCCTCGGTTACGACCTGCCGATCCGTGCGCAAAAGGTCGGCACCTTCGACACCGAGCTGGTGCAGGAATTCTGGCAGGCTTTCGCGCGCTGCGCCGGCTGTTCCCTGCATCTGCGCCGGCTGGCCGGCGGCAACTCGCACCACATCATCGAGGGCGCCTTCAAGGCGGCGGCCCGCAGCCTGCGTCAGGCCGTCGCCATCGAAGCCGATTGCGCCGACGAGATCCCGTCCACCAAGGGGGTGCTCTGA
- the hisC gene encoding histidinol-phosphate transaminase, whose amino-acid sequence MSRFFSSKYAGLVPYVPGEQPRSQEFIKLNTNESPFPPSSQALRAAAEAARRLNLYSDPECRALNAKLAEVYHLAPEEILCTNGSDEILNFAFMAFCDADHPAAFPNVTYGFYKVFAALNGVPYEEIPLREDFSVNVNNYVGLNKTIFIANPNAPTGLALPLADVERLVKGNPDSVVVVDEAYVDFGGESALPLIHKYDNLLVTMTFSKSRSMAGARLGFGAACKALIADLNAVKYATNPYNVNGMTMAAGIGALEDEEYTRANCRAVMETREIVTAALREMGFELGDSKANFVFPRHPKIDGRKLYEELRARGILVRHFDAPLLARHNRITIGSREQMNRLLDTLGTILEEC is encoded by the coding sequence ATGAGCCGCTTTTTCAGCAGCAAATACGCCGGGCTGGTTCCCTATGTGCCGGGCGAACAGCCGCGCAGCCAGGAGTTCATCAAGCTGAACACGAACGAATCGCCTTTCCCGCCCTCTTCGCAGGCCCTCCGCGCCGCCGCGGAGGCCGCGCGCCGGCTGAACCTCTACTCCGACCCCGAGTGCCGCGCCTTGAACGCGAAACTGGCCGAGGTCTACCATCTCGCGCCCGAAGAGATCCTGTGCACCAACGGTTCCGACGAGATCCTCAACTTTGCCTTCATGGCCTTCTGCGACGCTGACCATCCCGCCGCCTTCCCCAACGTCACCTACGGTTTTTACAAGGTCTTCGCAGCGCTGAACGGCGTGCCGTACGAGGAGATCCCGCTGCGCGAAGACTTTTCCGTGAACGTGAACAACTACGTCGGTCTGAACAAAACCATCTTCATCGCCAATCCCAACGCTCCCACGGGGCTGGCCCTGCCGCTCGCCGACGTCGAGCGCCTCGTCAAGGGCAATCCCGACAGCGTCGTCGTCGTCGACGAGGCCTATGTCGACTTCGGCGGCGAAAGCGCGCTGCCGCTGATCCACAAGTACGACAATCTGCTCGTGACCATGACGTTTTCCAAGTCGCGCTCCATGGCCGGAGCCCGCCTCGGCTTCGGCGCCGCGTGCAAGGCGCTGATCGCCGACCTGAACGCGGTCAAATACGCCACCAATCCCTACAACGTCAACGGCATGACCATGGCCGCCGGCATCGGCGCGCTGGAAGACGAGGAATACACGCGCGCCAACTGCCGCGCCGTCATGGAGACACGCGAAATCGTCACCGCCGCGCTGCGCGAAATGGGTTTTGAACTCGGCGACTCGAAGGCCAATTTCGTGTTTCCCCGCCACCCCAAAATCGACGGTCGCAAGCTCTACGAGGAACTGCGCGCCCGCGGCATCCTCGTGCGCCATTTCGACGCGCCGCTGCTGGCCCGGCACAACCGCATCACCATCGGCAGCCGCGAGCAGATGAACCGTCTGCTGGACACTCTTGGGACCATTTTGGAGGAATGCTGA
- the hisD gene encoding histidinol dehydrogenase, which produces MIRILKCGEVADGDILARAIPAADVGDVVAEIIADVRENGDAALKKYAEKFDGARLEALAVTPAEIEAAVAQVAPEFIGILEKAAGNIRAFHSRQLRNGFIINDEPGVVVGQKVIPMDRAGVYVPGGTAAYPSTVLMDLIPAKIAGVREIIMTTPPRRDGSVDPAILAAARVAGADRIFKSGGAQAIAALAYGTESVPRVDKIVGPGNAFVAEAKKQVFGAVSIDMIAGPSEILVIADGQTNPRWCAADLLAQAEHDTMASAVLITDSMALARAVQAEIERQLPKLERSEIARAAIENNGKIIVADTLAKAVEIANAIAPEHLELCVDAPFDYLDGIRHAGSVFLGRHCPEALGDYFAGPNHTLPTSGTARFSSPLSVDDFVKKSQYIYYTRDALRKAAPDVAGFARQEGLTGHARSVLCRTEEKQ; this is translated from the coding sequence ATGATCAGAATATTGAAATGCGGCGAGGTCGCCGACGGGGATATCCTCGCGCGCGCCATCCCCGCCGCGGACGTCGGGGACGTCGTGGCCGAGATCATCGCCGACGTGCGGGAAAACGGCGACGCGGCGCTGAAGAAATACGCCGAGAAATTCGACGGCGCCAGACTCGAGGCGTTGGCGGTGACGCCGGCGGAGATCGAGGCCGCCGTGGCGCAGGTCGCGCCGGAGTTTATCGGCATCCTCGAGAAGGCGGCAGGCAACATCCGCGCCTTTCATTCGCGCCAGCTCAGGAACGGCTTTATCATCAACGACGAGCCAGGCGTCGTCGTCGGCCAGAAGGTTATTCCCATGGACCGCGCCGGCGTTTACGTGCCCGGCGGCACGGCCGCCTACCCTTCGACGGTGCTGATGGATCTCATTCCCGCCAAGATCGCCGGCGTGCGCGAGATCATCATGACGACGCCGCCGCGCCGGGACGGTTCGGTCGATCCCGCCATCCTCGCCGCCGCCCGCGTCGCCGGAGCCGACCGAATCTTCAAGAGCGGCGGCGCTCAGGCCATCGCCGCTTTGGCTTACGGCACGGAAAGCGTGCCGCGCGTGGACAAGATCGTCGGTCCCGGCAACGCGTTCGTCGCCGAAGCGAAGAAACAGGTCTTCGGCGCCGTCTCCATCGACATGATCGCCGGCCCCAGCGAGATTCTCGTCATCGCCGACGGCCAAACCAATCCGCGCTGGTGCGCCGCCGATCTGCTCGCGCAGGCCGAGCACGACACAATGGCCAGCGCCGTGCTGATCACGGATTCCATGGCGCTGGCCCGGGCCGTTCAGGCCGAGATCGAGCGTCAGCTCCCCAAACTGGAGCGGAGCGAGATCGCCCGCGCCGCCATCGAGAACAACGGCAAGATCATCGTCGCCGACACGCTGGCGAAAGCCGTCGAGATCGCCAACGCGATCGCGCCGGAACACCTGGAGCTGTGCGTCGACGCTCCGTTCGACTATCTTGACGGCATCCGTCACGCCGGTTCGGTGTTTCTCGGCCGCCACTGTCCCGAGGCGCTGGGCGATTATTTCGCCGGCCCCAACCACACCCTGCCCACGAGCGGCACGGCGCGTTTTTCAAGCCCGCTGTCGGTGGACGACTTTGTGAAGAAATCGCAGTACATCTATTACACGCGCGACGCTCTGCGCAAAGCGGCGCCGGACGTTGCCGGCTTCGCGCGCCAGGAGGGGCTGACGGGGCACGCCCGCAGCGTCCTGTGCAGAACGGAGGAAAAACAATGA
- the hisG gene encoding ATP phosphoribosyltransferase, whose translation MLNVALPKGRLGERVYAMFARAGLECGGVLEPGRRLIFENPHKGVRYFWVKPSDVAIYVERGAADLGAAGKDILLENEPDVYELLDLHTGVCRMAVAARADFRDNPDRTLRVASKFVHIAQNYYAAKGRDIDIIRINGSVELAPILGLSDVIVDIVETGTTLKENHLRVLDTVVPISARLIANKASFKFKNGQILEIMRAMTAMTEAEQ comes from the coding sequence ATGCTTAACGTGGCACTGCCCAAGGGACGCCTGGGCGAGCGGGTCTACGCCATGTTCGCGCGGGCCGGGCTGGAATGCGGCGGCGTGCTCGAGCCGGGGCGCCGTCTGATTTTCGAAAACCCGCACAAGGGCGTGCGCTACTTCTGGGTCAAGCCCTCCGACGTCGCCATTTACGTGGAGCGGGGAGCAGCCGACCTCGGCGCGGCAGGCAAGGACATCCTGCTCGAAAACGAGCCCGACGTTTACGAGCTGCTCGACCTCCATACCGGCGTCTGCCGCATGGCCGTCGCCGCGCGGGCGGACTTCCGCGACAACCCCGACCGCACGCTGCGCGTCGCCAGCAAGTTCGTGCACATCGCCCAGAACTATTACGCCGCCAAAGGGCGCGACATCGACATCATCCGCATCAACGGCTCGGTGGAGCTGGCGCCGATCCTCGGTCTTTCCGACGTGATCGTCGACATCGTCGAAACGGGCACGACGCTGAAGGAAAACCATCTGCGCGTGCTCGACACGGTCGTGCCCATCAGCGCGCGGCTTATCGCCAACAAGGCGAGCTTCAAATTCAAAAACGGACAGATCTTGGAGATCATGCGGGCCATGACCGCCATGACGGAGGCAGAACAATGA
- a CDS encoding ATP phosphoribosyltransferase regulatory subunit encodes MNIDSNSLKYDERAIFALRSLYSKYGYSYYKMSKFEEYDLYVRNKDFLVSDSVITFTDTNGRLMALKPDVTLSIIRHIKDEPGVVQKLFYNENVYRVSQKTRTFKEIMQVGLECVGAIDAYCIGEVLTLAAESLRCISPRCVLDVAHLGIIAAIIDDFSFSENVRRAVLKCINEKNVHELSLICAQSGVEENKAAALRRLVSLCDRPAAAMPKLRALLSRSGSARLAEQLDELERIVVQFKGTDLEDMLRVDFSVANDLNYYNGIVFRGFVEGVPTGVLSGGQYDRLMRKMKHQSGAIGFAIYLDLLERLDHAERAYDVDTLLLYDRRDDPRALRAAAAKLTSGGHSVMAQKELPEGIKFRQLMRLEGNEAKLLEHA; translated from the coding sequence ATGAACATCGACTCGAATTCCCTCAAGTACGACGAGCGCGCCATTTTCGCGCTGCGCTCGCTTTACTCGAAATACGGCTACTCCTATTACAAAATGAGCAAGTTCGAGGAGTACGATCTGTACGTGCGCAACAAGGATTTCCTCGTCAGCGACAGCGTCATCACCTTTACGGACACGAACGGGCGCCTGATGGCTCTCAAACCCGACGTGACGCTCTCCATCATCCGCCACATCAAAGACGAGCCCGGCGTCGTCCAGAAACTCTTCTACAACGAGAACGTCTACCGCGTCTCGCAGAAGACCCGCACGTTCAAAGAGATCATGCAGGTCGGTCTGGAGTGCGTGGGCGCCATCGACGCGTACTGTATCGGCGAAGTGCTGACGCTCGCCGCCGAAAGTCTGCGCTGCATCTCGCCGCGCTGCGTGCTCGATGTCGCTCATCTTGGCATCATCGCCGCCATCATCGACGACTTCTCCTTTTCCGAAAACGTCCGCCGCGCCGTCCTCAAGTGCATCAACGAAAAAAACGTGCACGAGCTGAGCCTGATCTGCGCTCAGTCCGGCGTCGAGGAGAACAAGGCCGCCGCCCTCCGCCGGCTGGTGTCGCTCTGCGACCGTCCGGCCGCGGCCATGCCGAAGCTGCGCGCCCTGCTGAGCCGTTCCGGCAGCGCGCGGCTTGCCGAACAGCTGGACGAGCTGGAACGCATCGTCGTACAGTTCAAAGGGACTGACCTCGAGGACATGCTGCGCGTGGACTTCTCCGTCGCCAACGACCTCAATTACTACAACGGCATCGTCTTCCGCGGCTTCGTCGAAGGCGTGCCGACGGGCGTCCTTTCCGGCGGCCAGTACGATCGACTCATGCGCAAGATGAAGCACCAGTCGGGCGCTATCGGTTTCGCCATTTATCTGGACCTGCTCGAACGGCTCGACCACGCCGAACGCGCCTACGACGTGGACACGCTCCTTCTCTACGACCGCCGCGACGATCCCCGCGCGCTGCGCGCCGCCGCGGCCAAGCTGACGTCCGGCGGACACAGCGTCATGGCCCAAAAGGAACTGCCCGAGGGCATCAAGTTCAGGCAGCTGATGAGACTTGAAGGGAACGAGGCGAAGCTCCTTGAACATGCTTAA
- a CDS encoding argininosuccinate synthase, which translates to MKKSIRKIVLAYSGGLDTSIIIPWLKENYDNPEIIAVSGDVGQGDELEGLEEKAIKTGAAKLIVADLVDEMVDGIIIPALKMGAKYEKYLLGTAFARPVIGKKLAEIALAEGADAICHGATGKGNDQVRFELAIKRFAPDMPIIAPWREWDIKSRDEEIDYAEAHHVPLRISRETNYSKDKNLWHLSHEGLDLEDPANEPQYDKPGFLEMSVSPMQAPDAPEYVSVDFEAGAPTAFNGEKMKASDIIRKLNEAGGKNGIGITDIVENRLVGMKDRGIYETPGGSILYFAHEQLEMITVDKDTLHVKQKLAVDFADLIYNGKWYTPLQEALTAFADEANKYVTGSVKLKLYKGNIIPAGTTSPYSLYSEKLVTFGESDYDQAQAAGFINLWGLPVKVQALREQGRL; encoded by the coding sequence ATGAAGAAGAGCATCAGAAAAATCGTATTGGCGTACTCAGGCGGCCTCGACACCTCGATCATCATCCCCTGGCTGAAGGAGAACTACGACAATCCCGAGATCATTGCCGTTTCGGGCGACGTCGGACAGGGCGACGAGCTGGAAGGGTTGGAGGAAAAAGCCATCAAAACCGGCGCCGCCAAGTTGATCGTGGCCGACCTCGTCGACGAAATGGTGGACGGGATCATCATCCCGGCGCTGAAGATGGGGGCAAAATACGAAAAGTATCTGCTCGGCACCGCCTTCGCGCGCCCGGTGATCGGCAAGAAGCTCGCCGAGATCGCGCTGGCGGAAGGAGCCGACGCGATCTGCCACGGCGCGACGGGCAAAGGGAACGACCAGGTCCGCTTCGAGCTCGCCATCAAACGTTTCGCGCCGGACATGCCGATCATCGCGCCCTGGCGCGAGTGGGACATCAAATCCCGCGACGAGGAGATCGACTACGCCGAGGCGCATCACGTGCCGCTGCGGATCTCGCGCGAGACGAACTACTCGAAGGACAAGAACCTGTGGCACCTGAGCCACGAGGGCCTCGACCTCGAAGATCCCGCCAACGAGCCGCAATACGACAAGCCGGGGTTCCTCGAGATGAGCGTTTCGCCGATGCAGGCCCCGGACGCGCCGGAATACGTCAGCGTCGACTTCGAGGCCGGCGCGCCGACGGCGTTCAACGGCGAGAAGATGAAGGCGTCGGACATCATCAGGAAGCTGAACGAGGCCGGAGGCAAGAACGGCATCGGCATTACCGACATCGTCGAGAACCGCCTGGTCGGCATGAAGGATCGCGGCATTTACGAGACGCCGGGCGGGAGCATCCTTTATTTTGCGCACGAGCAGCTGGAAATGATCACGGTGGACAAGGACACGCTGCACGTCAAGCAGAAGCTGGCCGTCGATTTCGCCGACCTCATTTACAACGGCAAGTGGTACACGCCGCTGCAGGAGGCGCTGACGGCGTTCGCCGACGAAGCGAACAAATACGTGACCGGCTCGGTCAAACTCAAGCTGTACAAGGGCAACATCATCCCGGCCGGAACGACCTCGCCGTATTCGCTGTATTCCGAAAAGCTGGTCACCTTCGGCGAGAGCGATTACGATCAGGCACAGGCGGCCGGCTTCATCAACCTCTGGGGACTGCCCGTGAAGGTGCAGGCGCTGCGCGAACAGGGCCGTCTGTAG
- a CDS encoding transporter substrate-binding domain-containing protein — MWKRILGGAALSVLAATAAFAASAMDKETLIVGTSGAYPPYEFHGQSGDLVGFDIDMTEAIAKKLGKKLQWLDMPFDSLLPSLMADKIDLVSAGLSATPERAKRVSFSSPYEISYSAFITRVDYQPKSTDDLAGKTVAVQIGTVQETFARALGNVEVKTYQKFDECVREVALGRVDATFMDIPAAKAYVKAKDFDGKITIAFNKQITGADKAIAISKENVELTAAVSRIIEEMDKNGELQALRDKWFNE; from the coding sequence ATGTGGAAACGTATTCTTGGAGGGGCCGCTTTGTCCGTTCTGGCCGCCACGGCGGCTTTCGCCGCTTCGGCAATGGACAAGGAGACGCTGATCGTCGGCACGTCCGGCGCCTATCCGCCGTATGAGTTTCATGGGCAGTCCGGCGACTTGGTCGGATTTGATATCGACATGACCGAAGCCATCGCCAAAAAGCTGGGCAAAAAATTGCAGTGGCTCGATATGCCCTTTGATTCGCTGCTTCCGTCGCTGATGGCCGACAAGATCGACCTGGTCTCGGCCGGCCTTTCGGCGACGCCGGAGCGCGCCAAGCGCGTCAGCTTTTCGTCGCCTTACGAGATTTCCTACAGTGCTTTCATCACTCGCGTCGACTATCAGCCCAAGAGCACCGACGATCTGGCCGGCAAGACCGTAGCCGTACAGATCGGCACTGTGCAGGAGACCTTTGCGCGCGCTCTCGGCAACGTCGAAGTCAAGACGTATCAGAAATTCGACGAGTGCGTGCGCGAAGTGGCGCTGGGGCGTGTCGACGCGACCTTCATGGACATTCCCGCCGCCAAGGCCTACGTCAAGGCCAAGGATTTCGACGGCAAGATCACCATCGCCTTCAACAAGCAGATTACCGGCGCCGACAAGGCGATCGCCATCTCCAAGGAAAATGTGGAACTGACGGCCGCCGTGAGCCGGATCATTGAGGAAATGGACAAAAACGGCGAACTTCAGGCCCTGCGCGACAAGTGGTTCAACGAGTGA
- a CDS encoding flavodoxin, protein MRKLMMALLALLLVAAGGAAWKWESVVGWLNTSRARVDATAAEKDVLGSTAKNGKKILVAYFSWGGNTRTAARAIHEKIGGDIFEIRTETPYPAGYSDTVAQAKKEKAENIRPKLTASVPDIGDYDLILLGYPIWWFVEPMPIRSFLDAHNLDGKTILPFATSGGSSIQKSVESLRASAPKADIRDGHLCNVPSSIDAWLEDVGAMTGRR, encoded by the coding sequence ATGAGAAAACTGATGATGGCCCTGCTGGCGTTGCTGCTCGTTGCCGCCGGCGGCGCCGCGTGGAAATGGGAGTCCGTCGTCGGCTGGCTGAACACGAGCCGCGCGCGCGTAGACGCCACCGCCGCGGAAAAAGACGTGCTCGGTTCAACCGCCAAAAACGGCAAGAAAATTCTCGTCGCGTATTTCTCCTGGGGCGGCAACACGCGCACGGCAGCCCGCGCCATTCATGAAAAAATCGGCGGCGATATCTTCGAGATCCGCACCGAAACGCCCTACCCCGCCGGTTACAGCGACACCGTGGCTCAGGCCAAAAAGGAAAAAGCCGAAAACATCCGTCCCAAATTGACCGCCTCCGTCCCCGACATCGGAGACTACGACCTGATCCTGCTGGGCTATCCGATCTGGTGGTTCGTGGAGCCGATGCCCATCCGCTCCTTCCTCGACGCCCACAACCTCGATGGCAAAACCATCCTGCCCTTTGCCACCAGCGGCGGCAGTTCGATCCAGAAGAGCGTCGAGAGCCTGCGGGCGTCAGCCCCCAAAGCCGACATCCGCGACGGTCATCTCTGCAACGTGCCAAGCTCCATCGACGCCTGGCTCGAAGACGTCGGAGCGATGACCGGCCGGCGGTAA